The Arachis hypogaea cultivar Tifrunner chromosome 19, arahy.Tifrunner.gnm2.J5K5, whole genome shotgun sequence genome has a window encoding:
- the LOC112775550 gene encoding uncharacterized protein, translating to MLCSATPPQPPTSSKNLNRTLSSAILHLTQLKELSLSHNHLVDRIPNSIVNLKKLEILDLRGNGFSGEVPPHLFSLARLRLLDVSSNKLSGNLNFLKYFPNLEKLNVADNHFVGRVPVSIRSFRNLRHFNFSGNSFLEGSTPIAKSYNEVEDFQSVVPRRFIFAEDLTGEAGFIGGARCQKVLRFHAGGVQEALPWVEAVSPVKNQVRFGLNLQVWGVKLIISARNEAKLE from the exons ATGCTGTGTTCTGCGACACCGCCACAGCCACCTACGTCCTCCAAGAATCTCAATCGAACCCTCTCTTCCGCCATTTTACACCTCACTCAGCTTAAAGAACTCTCTTTATCTCATAACCACCTCGTTGACCGCATCCCAAACTCCATAGTCAACCTCAAGAAGCTCGAAATCCTCGATCTCCGTGGCAACGGCTTCTCCGGCGAAGTCCCGCCTCACCTTTTTTCGCTTGCAAGGCTCCGACTCCTCGATGTCTCCTCCAACAAACTCTCCGGCAACCTCAACTTCCTCAAGTATTTTCCGAACCTGGAAAAGCTAAACGTCGCCGACAACCACTTTGTTGGTCGTGTCCCGGTTTCCATTCGCTCGTTTCGGAACCTCAGACACTTCAACTTCTCCGGCAATAGTTTCCTCGAAGGCTCAACGCCGATTGCCAAGAGTTACAATGAAGTCGAAGACTTCCAGTCTGTTGTCCCAAGACGCTTCATCTTCGCTGAGGACTTGACG GGCGAAGCTGGATTCATCGGCGGAGCACGGTGTCAGAAAGTTCTCCGATTTCACGCCGGAGGAGTTCAAGAGGCATTACCTTGGGTTGAAGCTGTTAGTCCAGTCAAGAACCAG GTGAGGTTTGGGCTAAACTTGCAAGTTTGGGGGGTCAAGCTAATCATCTCTGCAAGGAATGAAGCTAAACTGGAGTGA